The following are encoded together in the Ignisphaera sp. genome:
- a CDS encoding DUF4040 domain-containing protein, with protein MIPLILAAIASTLAFVATVVVVRTKDVAKAVVIGGIESAFYAIVLSVFLAPDLLIAYIAIGLGMNTVLLLYLLSKGERYEEI; from the coding sequence GTGATACCCCTCATATTAGCCGCTATAGCCTCTACCCTAGCATTTGTGGCAACCGTTGTTGTGGTGCGCACAAAGGATGTTGCCAAAGCTGTTGTAATAGGCGGGATAGAGTCTGCCTTCTATGCAATAGTTTTGTCTGTTTTCCTAGCACCAGATCTCCTAATAGCTTACATAGCTATTGGTCTTGGCATGAACACTGTACTGCTTCTTTACCTCCTTTCAAAGGGTGAGAGATATGAAGAGATATAG
- a CDS encoding MnhB domain-containing protein, with the protein MKRYRTFLEIIIPIAIGLSLYAIMFYTDMFRIDKELTTLAQLYAQLVPDSQSPFTSKSFEIVTSVIWDQRGFDTYFETSVLYIAIIAAVGVATKAGKAIEERLIHYRESTIIVRLISRLVAPIVVVVSVSIALHGHITPGGGFQGGSVFAIAPLLLMLAYSSSYISGRELKENRMLFMRGLGVTVIALTGLAPLIYYIAASNYAYLFQNLAKPDSVFTYPATIYLGFATMLLSGTLIIFNSMEYIAVLSGFTIALYYLTKYFEGGDSA; encoded by the coding sequence ATGAAGAGATATAGAACATTTCTAGAGATCATAATTCCAATAGCTATAGGGCTTTCACTATATGCTATAATGTTTTACACAGACATGTTTAGAATAGACAAAGAGCTGACAACACTTGCACAACTCTATGCACAGCTGGTTCCCGATTCACAATCGCCATTCACATCCAAGAGCTTTGAAATTGTCACCTCTGTTATATGGGATCAGAGAGGCTTTGACACCTATTTTGAGACTAGTGTGCTCTACATAGCGATTATAGCTGCCGTAGGTGTTGCCACAAAAGCTGGGAAGGCGATTGAAGAGCGTCTAATACACTATAGAGAATCAACAATTATAGTGAGGCTTATATCAAGATTGGTGGCGCCAATTGTTGTAGTTGTTAGCGTTTCCATTGCTTTGCATGGTCACATAACCCCTGGTGGAGGCTTCCAGGGAGGGTCAGTATTTGCAATAGCCCCATTATTACTAATGCTAGCCTATTCAAGTAGCTATATATCTGGGAGGGAGTTGAAAGAGAATAGAATGTTATTTATGAGGGGGTTGGGTGTTACTGTAATAGCTCTCACAGGACTTGCCCCACTGATATACTATATTGCAGCATCTAACTATGCATATCTATTCCAGAACCTCGCTAAGCCAGATTCTGTCTTCACATACCCTGCAACAATATATCTCGGGTTTGCCACTATGTTGTTATCGGGAACGCTAATAATATTCAATTCCATGGAGTACATAGCAGTGCTGTCGGGTTTCACCATAGCCTTGTACTACCTAACAAAGTATTTTGAGGGTGGAGACAGTGCTTGA
- a CDS encoding sodium:proton antiporter, with the protein MLEEALWYYIGVIVSLTIAVAAYGIASRPHIVKKLTLFTIIGDAVYILLVYLGYTIGATNPPVYPNGSLANPELPSGSALKQFAKTVVDPVPQVLIVTAIVIGLAVFILMVIISIRMVEEKGTLMLNKIDEGE; encoded by the coding sequence GTGCTTGAGGAGGCTCTGTGGTACTATATAGGAGTGATAGTCTCGCTAACCATAGCTGTTGCAGCCTACGGTATTGCAAGCAGACCTCACATTGTGAAAAAGCTGACTCTATTTACGATAATAGGCGATGCTGTATACATTCTACTTGTGTACCTAGGCTACACAATAGGTGCTACCAACCCTCCTGTCTACCCAAATGGAAGCCTGGCAAACCCTGAACTTCCATCGGGTTCAGCATTAAAGCAATTCGCTAAGACTGTTGTCGACCCCGTTCCACAGGTTTTAATAGTTACAGCGATTGTGATTGGCTTGGCAGTGTTCATACTCATGGTAATAATATCGATTAGAATGGTAGAGGAGAAGGGCACTCTAATGCTGAATAAAATAGATGAGGGTGAGTGA